A genomic window from Nicotiana sylvestris chromosome 11, ASM39365v2, whole genome shotgun sequence includes:
- the LOC138881575 gene encoding uncharacterized protein, protein MDTKILFGGKVVVLGGDFRQTLPVVRSGKKEEFIQESLLCSDIWNQLEKLRLSVNMRARTDPAFCEYLMKKGSEKEKTNWQGFYASPCNMSSTSSRVIMTTKNNFVDEINDMLITQLLGDSRTYVAFDETTKTNDQSQYEDFLHSLHPAGLPPI, encoded by the exons ATGGATACGAAGATACTATTTGGTGGGAAAGTTGTTGTTCTTGGTGGTGATTTCAGGCAAACTCTTCCAGTTGTTCGTAGTGGAAAAAAAGAGGAATTCATACAAGAAAGCTTGCTATGTTCTGACATTTGGAATCAACTCGAAAAATTGCGATTATCAGTAAATATGCGAGCGAGAACAGATCCTGCTTTTTGTGAATATTTGATGAAAAAAGGGAgcgaaaaagaaaaaacaaattgGCAAG GTTTTTATGCATCTCCTTGTAATATGTCTTCTACATCTTCTCGTGTTATTATGACAACAAAAAATAACTTTGTTGATGAAATAAATGATATGCTCATAACTCAATTATTGGGTGATTCTAGGACATATGTTGCATTTGATGAAACTACTAAAACAAATGATCAAAGTCAATATGAAGATTTTTTGCATAGCTTACACCCTGCTGGTTTACCCCCCATATAa